The segment GATGCGGCATGATGGTCTGAGAGTGATCCCTTTAGGGGGGCTGGGGGAGATCGGTCTCAACATGATGGTCTTGGAGTACAAAGACGACCTCATCGTTATCGATGCGGGCCTGATGTTCCCGGAGGATTATATGTTGGGGATCGACATGGTGATTCCCGACATCAGCTATCTCCGCCAAAAGAGGGATCATGTGAGTGCCATCATCCTCACCCATGGTCATGAAGACCATATAGGGGCCCTCCCCTTTGTCCTCAAGGAGCTCAAGGTCCCCGTCTATGGAACCCCCTTTACCCTGGCCCTGGTGCAGGAGAAACTACAGGAGCACAAAGGTATTGGTAAGGTAAAATTCAGAAAAGCGAGGCCAAGGGAACAGGTGAAGATCGGCCCCTTTCAGGTGGAGTTTATTCGAACCTGCCACAGCATCATCGACGGCGTGGGTCTGGGGATCACCACGCCGGTCGGGGTCTTGGTCCACACGGGTGATTTCAAGATAGATCAGGCCCCAGCTGGAGGGGATTTGACCGACCTGAGGAAGTTCGCCGAGTATGGGGAGAAAGGGGTATTGGTCCTGCTGTCCGATAGCACCAATGCCGAAAGGGAGGGGTATACCTTATCGGAGAGGGAAATCGGTCAAAAATTGGAGGAGATCATCAGGGTGAGCAAGGGGAGGGTCATCGTGGCGCTGTTTGCCTCCAACATTCAACGCATCCAACAGGTGATGGACATCGCAGCCGAATATGAGCGAAAGGTAGCCTTGGTGGGGAGAAATATCCTGACCAATACCAGGATCGCCAGAGAGCTGGGCTATATGCACTTTCCTCCCGACGGGGTGGTGGATGTTAAGAAGATAGATAAGTACCCCCCGGAAAAGTTGCTCCTGTTTACAACGGGGAGTCAAGGAGAGCCCATGTCGGCCCTGAGCCTCATGGCCATGGACAACCACAAGGATGTCCGGATACAAAAGGGGGACACTATCATCCTCTCCTCACGTTTTATCCCGGGCAATGAGAAGGCCATCACCCATATGATCAACCACCTCTGTCGCCGAGGAGCGGACGTCATCTACGAGAAGATATCCGCCATCCATGTATCCGGACATGGTTATCGCGAGGAGTTGAGGTCGATGCTCAATCTAATCCAACCCAAATATTTCATCCCCATCCATGGTGAGCACCGCCACCTGGTTCAACACATCCAATTGGCCAGAGAGGTGGGGATGGCCGAGGAAAGGTTGCTACTGGCCGAAGATGGGGATGTGATATCCTTTCATAATGGTGAGGGGAAGATCATCGACAGGGTGGAGGTGGGAAAGGTCTTTGTCGACGGTAAAGAGGTGGGGGATGTGGAAGATGTGGTCTTGAGGGACAGGAAGCAACTCTCCGAAGATGGAATGGTGATCCCCGTGATGGTCATCAATGAACGCACAGGGGAGGTTGTATCAGGGCCAGACATCATCTCCCGTGGGTTCCTCTTCGAGGAGAAAAAAGGTGAAGTCCTACAACAGGTCAAGGAGGTCATCAAGGAGGCCTTGAATGGCACCCCTCTGGAGTCTAAGACCGAAGAGTTCGAGGTGGAGGAACTGGTTCGCAGAGCCCTCAAGAGATTCTTCCGCAAAGAGATGGACCGCAGGCCCGTGATCATTCCTGTGATCATCGAGATGTAGGAGGTTAGAGGATGGCCAGAAGGGATTTAGCCCGTGAGATCGCTGGCATCATCCTGATGGGGTGCGGGGTCTTCCTCTTTCTGTGCCTTTATTCCTTTCACCCCCAAGATCCCTCCTTTAACCTCTATCAGCCCCTCTCCTCCCATGTTCACAACTTGGGAGGATTAGTAGGAGCCTACCTCTCTGACCTCCTTTGGCAGGTCTTCGGCTGTGCTTCCCTCCTCTTCCCCCTGATCTTCTTTGCGATGGGGATTGTCTTCTTCGTTAACTGGGGAACCGAGTCCAGAGGGCTCCGCCTGGGGGGTTTTGTCCTCTTGCTGATCTCCTTATCCACCCTTCTGGACCTCCTTCTGGGAGAGGTGAAGATCTTCTCCTTTGAGGGGATGGCAGGAGGGGTCTTGGGGAAGGTCCTGGGGGCCCTGTTGAGGAAATACCTCAGTATGGTAGGAGCATCCCTCTTGGTCACCCTGTGGTTTATCTCCTCGGTGATGTTGACCACGGGTATATCCCTAAAGAAGGGGGTGGTAGAATTAGGGAAGCTCGTGGGTAATGTCTCCCGTTGGATAGTGAAGGTCAAGGATCTGCGCTTCGGGAAATGGAAGAAGAAGAGAGATCTTAAAAGCGCCAGGACCAAAGAGGTCTCCCCTCCCCCTATTATCCTATCCCCTAAAGGGCAGAAAGAGGTCAAACCGAGACAAGAACTCCTCCCCTTTCCAGAGCCAACAGAAGGGGGTTACCACCTCCCCTCCCTGGCGCTGCTCGAAGGAACAAAGGGAGGGGAGATGACAGTGTCCGAGGAGGTCTTATGGGCCAACTCCCAGATCTTGGAGGGGA is part of the Deltaproteobacteria bacterium genome and harbors:
- a CDS encoding ribonuclease J, which gives rise to MRHDGLRVIPLGGLGEIGLNMMVLEYKDDLIVIDAGLMFPEDYMLGIDMVIPDISYLRQKRDHVSAIILTHGHEDHIGALPFVLKELKVPVYGTPFTLALVQEKLQEHKGIGKVKFRKARPREQVKIGPFQVEFIRTCHSIIDGVGLGITTPVGVLVHTGDFKIDQAPAGGDLTDLRKFAEYGEKGVLVLLSDSTNAEREGYTLSEREIGQKLEEIIRVSKGRVIVALFASNIQRIQQVMDIAAEYERKVALVGRNILTNTRIARELGYMHFPPDGVVDVKKIDKYPPEKLLLFTTGSQGEPMSALSLMAMDNHKDVRIQKGDTIILSSRFIPGNEKAITHMINHLCRRGADVIYEKISAIHVSGHGYREELRSMLNLIQPKYFIPIHGEHRHLVQHIQLAREVGMAEERLLLAEDGDVISFHNGEGKIIDRVEVGKVFVDGKEVGDVEDVVLRDRKQLSEDGMVIPVMVINERTGEVVSGPDIISRGFLFEEKKGEVLQQVKEVIKEALNGTPLESKTEEFEVEELVRRALKRFFRKEMDRRPVIIPVIIEM